The following proteins come from a genomic window of Nostoc sp. TCL26-01:
- a CDS encoding response regulator: MTQVYPHPDLPQSASLNILIIDDHQLILNGTYSLLQQEYPTADIVKVKTAIAALKEIASCRFDLIVMDLSIPEQAGVIAQIDTGISLLQKLLRQYSQSNFLVQSSYVKALIRIKHEIDEHQGGFAIVDKELSESEIITRVKIALQGGTHTKDIKSGWEFKPEWLDVLRLAFEEGLTDRLIAERMYKSERAVRTYWTKIQDVLGIYPEDCKKAGQNMRIQTEIRARQAGLID; the protein is encoded by the coding sequence ATGACTCAAGTTTATCCTCATCCCGATTTACCTCAATCAGCGTCGTTAAATATCCTCATCATTGATGACCATCAGTTAATCTTGAATGGAACCTATAGCTTACTTCAGCAAGAATATCCCACCGCAGATATTGTCAAAGTTAAAACGGCGATCGCTGCTTTAAAGGAAATTGCTAGTTGTCGGTTTGACTTGATTGTGATGGATTTATCGATACCTGAACAAGCAGGAGTAATAGCTCAAATTGATACTGGTATTAGTCTATTACAAAAGTTACTTCGGCAATATAGTCAGTCTAATTTTTTAGTTCAAAGTAGTTATGTCAAGGCTTTAATTAGAATTAAACACGAGATCGATGAGCATCAAGGCGGATTTGCGATCGTTGATAAAGAATTATCAGAATCAGAAATTATCACTCGTGTCAAGATTGCTCTCCAAGGGGGAACTCATACCAAAGATATTAAGAGTGGATGGGAATTTAAACCAGAGTGGTTAGATGTTTTAAGACTAGCGTTTGAAGAAGGATTAACAGATAGACTCATTGCCGAACGTATGTATAAGTCTGAGAGAGCAGTCCGGACGTATTGGACAAAAATTCAAGATGTATTGGGTATTTATCCAGAAGATTGTAAAAAAGCCGGTCAGAATATGCGTATCCAGACAGAGATTCGCGCCCGACAAGCAGGATTAATTGATTAA
- a CDS encoding aldose epimerase, whose protein sequence is MFSIAIQQQQYKTYILTDETVGSQVEVVPERGGIITRWRVKGEEILYLDTERFTHPELSVRGGVPILFPICGNLPDNSYTLNGQQYTLKQHGFARELPWEVLDQVTKDKAALTLVLKSNEQTKAVYPFDFQVVFTYELQGDTLEIRQQYENLSSTQMPFSFGFHPYFQVGDKNQLELEIPSQEYLDQQTKEIHPFNGKFDFNRDEIDFAFGQITSQSASVTDHSRKLKLTLDSDNVFSVLVFWTLKGKDFYCLEPWSALRNSLNTGERLTLLEPGDSYTASVRLRANFF, encoded by the coding sequence GTGTTTAGTATTGCCATTCAACAGCAACAGTACAAAACTTATATCCTGACTGACGAAACTGTCGGTTCTCAGGTGGAAGTTGTACCAGAACGGGGTGGTATTATCACCCGTTGGCGAGTTAAGGGGGAAGAAATTCTTTATCTGGATACTGAACGCTTTACCCATCCAGAATTGAGTGTCAGAGGTGGTGTACCGATTTTGTTCCCGATTTGTGGCAACTTACCGGATAACTCTTACACTCTTAACGGTCAGCAGTATACTCTTAAACAGCATGGCTTTGCCCGTGAATTACCTTGGGAAGTTCTTGACCAAGTAACTAAAGACAAAGCTGCACTCACCCTAGTTCTCAAGAGCAACGAGCAGACAAAGGCAGTTTATCCTTTTGATTTCCAAGTGGTTTTTACTTACGAACTACAGGGAGACACTTTAGAAATTCGCCAGCAGTATGAAAATTTGTCATCTACACAGATGCCTTTTTCTTTTGGCTTTCATCCCTATTTTCAAGTTGGCGATAAAAATCAGCTAGAGTTGGAGATTCCTTCTCAGGAGTATCTGGATCAACAAACCAAAGAAATTCATCCGTTTAATGGCAAATTTGACTTCAACCGGGATGAAATTGATTTTGCTTTTGGGCAAATTACTAGTCAATCTGCTAGTGTGACAGACCATAGCCGAAAGTTGAAACTGACCTTAGACTCAGATAATGTTTTCTCTGTGCTGGTGTTTTGGACACTCAAGGGTAAGGATTTCTATTGTTTAGAACCTTGGAGCGCTCTCCGCAACTCTCTGAACACGGGTGAAAGGTTGACTCTGTTAGAGCCAGGAGATAGCTATACTGCATCTGTCAGATTAAGGGCAAATTTTTTCTAA
- a CDS encoding IMS domain-containing protein gives MRIPLDYYRILGLPLAASEEQLRQAYSDRIVQLPRREYSQAAIASRKQLIEEAYVVLSDPKERSSYDQLYLAHAYDPENPTTTKVAVENRADGHNGRVETQNLSIDISSEELIGALLILQELGEYELVLKLGRTYLGNHNGTAVSRAGKYLESEEFLEGSDRPDIVLTMALACLELGREQWQQGHYENAAVSLETGQEMLANEGIFPSVQAEMQADLYKLRPYRILELLALPQEKTIERRQGLDLLHSILDDRGGIDGTGNDASGLNIDDFLRFIQQLRHHLTVAEQHKLFDAESKRPSAVAIYLAVYASIARGFTQRQPALIRHAKQMLMRLSKRQDVHLEQSLCALLLGQTEEATRVLELSQEYEALALIREKSQDSPDLLPGLCLYAEQWLQNEVFPHFRDLSQQSASLKDYFANQQVQAYLEALPTDAETTNEWSVINRQSFAQPNANSPKSRPAPTRQEPQRSYATGGNRHSPQNRTPDPALPDTQNYPRSPSSDFYPTRENIYSTVSTPAEIPKESATRPPQPRVNGANPTTPPRQPAKRRRRKPTSHPQQRQNFAGNLDRKTRLVWIVFGSLAGILVFWLLVSTTFGWLKNVFFPTPSLQSPPLSIQLNEPPISIPDKNSPPELLDGPLTEETAQEIVESWLATKAAALGPDHEIDSLNEILTGSALSQWRLIAQQDVADSRYRKYSHSLKVEYVNKSETDPNRAIVGATVREITQFYENGQKDKSSDESLRVRYELVRQENTWRIQRMSAAIN, from the coding sequence GTGCGAATTCCGCTAGATTACTACCGAATTTTAGGGCTACCGTTAGCGGCAAGTGAGGAACAATTGCGACAAGCTTATAGCGATCGCATTGTCCAATTACCGCGACGGGAGTATTCTCAAGCAGCAATTGCTTCCCGTAAACAACTCATAGAAGAAGCTTACGTGGTTTTATCAGATCCCAAGGAACGGAGCAGTTACGACCAGCTATATCTGGCTCATGCTTATGATCCAGAAAATCCTACCACTACCAAAGTAGCAGTAGAAAATCGGGCGGATGGCCATAACGGTCGGGTCGAAACACAAAATCTCAGTATCGATATTTCCTCAGAGGAATTGATCGGTGCTTTGTTAATTCTGCAAGAATTAGGAGAATACGAACTAGTACTCAAACTGGGTCGTACTTACTTGGGTAATCACAACGGTACAGCAGTTAGCAGGGCTGGCAAATATCTAGAGTCTGAAGAATTTCTGGAAGGTTCTGATCGTCCAGATATTGTCTTGACTATGGCACTGGCTTGTCTAGAACTAGGCCGGGAACAATGGCAACAAGGACACTACGAAAATGCTGCCGTGTCTCTGGAAACTGGTCAAGAAATGCTAGCCAATGAAGGGATATTCCCCAGTGTACAAGCGGAAATGCAAGCCGATCTTTACAAATTACGCCCCTACCGGATCTTAGAATTACTGGCGCTACCCCAAGAAAAAACTATAGAACGTCGTCAAGGTCTAGATTTACTCCACAGTATCCTGGACGATCGCGGTGGTATTGATGGTACAGGTAATGATGCGTCAGGCTTAAATATTGATGACTTTTTGCGATTTATCCAGCAACTACGTCACCACTTAACTGTTGCTGAACAACACAAGTTATTTGACGCTGAAAGTAAACGTCCCTCGGCTGTGGCTATTTACCTAGCCGTGTACGCCTCCATCGCTAGGGGATTTACTCAACGCCAACCTGCTTTAATCCGTCATGCCAAGCAAATGCTGATGCGGTTGTCTAAGCGTCAAGATGTGCATCTAGAACAGTCTCTGTGTGCATTGCTACTAGGACAAACCGAAGAAGCTACCCGCGTTTTAGAACTGAGTCAGGAATACGAAGCTTTGGCTTTAATTCGAGAAAAATCACAGGATTCTCCTGATTTATTGCCGGGTTTGTGCCTATATGCCGAACAATGGTTACAAAATGAAGTCTTTCCCCATTTTCGAGATTTATCTCAACAATCAGCGTCACTGAAAGATTACTTTGCTAACCAACAAGTACAAGCGTATTTAGAAGCTCTACCCACAGATGCAGAAACTACTAATGAATGGTCAGTAATTAATCGTCAGTCTTTTGCTCAACCCAACGCTAATTCACCCAAGTCAAGACCAGCACCAACACGACAAGAGCCGCAACGTAGTTATGCTACAGGGGGAAATCGTCATTCGCCTCAAAATAGAACCCCTGATCCCGCTTTGCCAGACACACAAAACTACCCAAGATCACCATCCTCTGATTTTTATCCAACCAGAGAAAACATCTACAGTACGGTCAGCACTCCAGCAGAAATCCCAAAAGAAAGTGCAACTAGACCCCCACAACCGAGAGTTAATGGTGCAAATCCCACCACACCACCGCGCCAACCCGCCAAGCGCCGGCGACGCAAACCCACAAGCCATCCGCAACAACGGCAGAATTTTGCCGGCAATTTAGACCGGAAGACAAGACTAGTCTGGATAGTGTTCGGTTCATTAGCTGGAATATTAGTTTTCTGGCTCCTAGTTTCCACCACCTTTGGCTGGTTAAAGAATGTATTTTTTCCTACACCATCTTTACAAAGTCCACCATTATCGATTCAACTCAATGAACCGCCAATCAGTATTCCTGACAAGAACAGTCCACCAGAATTATTAGATGGCCCCCTGACAGAAGAGACAGCCCAGGAGATAGTTGAGTCCTGGTTAGCAACTAAAGCTGCCGCTTTGGGGCCTGACCATGAAATTGATAGTTTGAATGAAATTTTAACTGGTTCTGCGCTTTCTCAGTGGCGCTTGATTGCCCAGCAAGATGTGGCAGATAGCCGCTATCGGAAATATAGCCACAGTCTGAAAGTGGAATATGTCAATAAATCTGAGACAGATCCCAATCGGGCGATCGTTGGTGCTACGGTGAGGGAAATAACGCAGTTTTATGAAAATGGTCAAAAAGATAAGTCTTCTGATGAAAGTTTACGTGTCCGCTATGAATTAGTTCGTCAAGAGAATACGTGGCGCATTCAGCGAATGTCAGCTGCCATAAATTAA
- a CDS encoding Uma2 family endonuclease, with protein MVKTPLKYRTIPLLENGDKLNRYEFERRYNAMPELRKAELIEGIVYIMPAAVRFRTHSQPHGWMVAWLGIYEAATPGVALGIEPTVRLDLDNEPQPDAVLIITPEAGGQARLSEDDYIEGAPELVVEIAASSVAIDLHGKKQAYRRNGVKEYIVWQVLEQKVTWFYLEQGEYLELAADSDGIVRSRVFPGLWLAVNDLLAGNMQQVLMVLQTGLQSNEHRAFVEKLALVGD; from the coding sequence ATGGTAAAAACACCTTTAAAATACCGGACAATTCCCCTGTTGGAAAATGGCGACAAACTCAACCGCTACGAATTTGAGCGTCGTTACAATGCCATGCCCGAACTGAGAAAAGCCGAATTGATCGAAGGAATTGTCTATATTATGCCTGCGGCTGTGCGTTTTAGAACACATAGTCAACCGCATGGTTGGATGGTAGCATGGCTTGGGATTTATGAAGCAGCAACTCCTGGTGTAGCTTTGGGAATTGAACCGACTGTACGCTTAGACTTGGATAACGAACCGCAACCAGATGCGGTGCTGATCATTACACCAGAAGCAGGTGGTCAAGCAAGGCTGAGTGAAGATGATTATATTGAAGGTGCGCCGGAGTTAGTTGTGGAGATTGCTGCTAGCAGTGTCGCTATTGACCTGCATGGTAAGAAGCAAGCTTATCGGCGCAATGGTGTGAAAGAATATATTGTCTGGCAAGTGCTTGAGCAAAAAGTAACTTGGTTTTATTTAGAGCAGGGTGAGTATTTAGAGTTAGCGGCTGATAGTGATGGAATTGTGCGCAGTCGGGTTTTTCCTGGTTTGTGGTTGGCGGTCAATGATTTGTTAGCAGGAAATATGCAGCAGGTGTTGATGGTGTTACAAACTGGGTTGCAGTCTAACGAACATAGAGCTTTTGTAGAGAAGTTAGCCCTTGTAGGTGATTAA
- the pdhA gene encoding pyruvate dehydrogenase (acetyl-transferring) E1 component subunit alpha, which yields MVQERTLPKFDTANAQITKEEGLVLYEDMILGRFFEDKCAEMYYRGKMFGFVHLYNGQEAVSTGVIQAMRPGEDFVSSTYRDHVHALSAGVPAREVMAELFGKATGCSKGRGGSMHMFSAEHGLLGGYAFVAEGIPVAAGAAFQSKYRREVLGDPKADQVTACFFGDGAANNGQFFETLNMAALWKLPILFVVENNKWAIGMSHERATSQPEIYKKASVFNMAGVEVDGMDVLAVRAVAQEAVARARAGEGPTLIEALTYRFRGHSLADPDEMRSKDEKEFWFSRDPIKKLAAYLIEQNLADEAELKAIERKIQDIIDEAVKFAESSPEPDPSELYRFVFAEDE from the coding sequence ATGGTTCAAGAACGCACACTACCTAAATTTGATACTGCTAATGCCCAAATCACCAAAGAAGAAGGGCTGGTTCTGTACGAGGATATGATTTTAGGGCGCTTTTTTGAAGATAAGTGCGCTGAAATGTATTACAGAGGCAAAATGTTTGGTTTTGTCCACTTGTACAACGGTCAAGAAGCAGTTTCTACTGGTGTAATTCAAGCAATGCGCCCAGGAGAAGATTTTGTTAGCAGTACCTACCGCGACCACGTTCATGCTTTGAGTGCTGGAGTCCCGGCTAGGGAAGTGATGGCAGAATTATTCGGCAAAGCCACAGGTTGCAGCAAAGGGCGTGGTGGTTCGATGCATATGTTTTCCGCCGAACATGGGTTGTTAGGCGGTTATGCTTTTGTTGCAGAAGGTATTCCTGTCGCAGCTGGTGCAGCTTTTCAAAGTAAATATCGCCGCGAAGTTTTGGGAGATCCCAAAGCCGATCAAGTGACAGCGTGTTTCTTTGGTGATGGTGCTGCTAACAACGGGCAGTTTTTTGAAACTCTGAATATGGCAGCTTTGTGGAAACTGCCAATACTTTTCGTAGTTGAAAATAATAAATGGGCAATTGGGATGTCTCACGAAAGAGCAACTTCCCAACCAGAAATTTACAAAAAAGCCAGCGTGTTTAACATGGCTGGTGTGGAAGTCGATGGAATGGATGTGTTAGCAGTGCGTGCAGTTGCTCAAGAAGCCGTCGCTCGCGCTCGTGCAGGTGAGGGGCCAACCTTAATAGAAGCCTTGACATATCGTTTTCGCGGTCACTCTTTAGCAGACCCTGACGAGATGCGGAGCAAAGATGAGAAGGAATTCTGGTTTTCTCGTGACCCCATCAAAAAACTAGCTGCTTATCTAATAGAGCAGAACTTGGCAGATGAGGCAGAACTCAAAGCCATTGAACGCAAGATTCAAGATATCATCGACGAGGCAGTAAAATTCGCTGAGAGCAGCCCTGAGCCTGATCCTAGTGAGTTATATCGCTTTGTATTTGCGGAAGACGAATAA
- a CDS encoding DUF4912 domain-containing protein, with protein MAKERPPLEEMTLRQLRKVASEFSISRYSRMRKSQLLASIQEVQRNKTLLNPSRSLEAQETVEAAKFELGQEDRTGGSLADVDEGLADLPGGYGDSRIVLLPRDPQWAYAYWDVANEHKEDLRRQGGQQLALRIYDVTDINLEYQSPHSIQEYPADELAREWYIPVPVSDRDYVLDIGYRAVDGRWLVLARSARVHIPPVYPSDWIEDVFITVNFAEDLRGKTLYELVPPAKKAAATTAIGANGNPIYDQIFGLAESAEAQRVAGSLFGSQQHVAGSVRPEQAISSYIFPSGVGMWAVPTTSGLTMSGVGMSGVGFSASAVPVRPRKFWLIADAELIVYGATEPDATVTIGGRPIKLNPDGTFRFQMSFQDGLIDYPILAVAADGEQTRSIHMKFNRETPSRNTNTKDEAVLEWLS; from the coding sequence ATGGCGAAAGAACGCCCACCATTAGAAGAGATGACACTGCGGCAACTACGTAAAGTTGCCAGCGAATTTAGCATCTCTCGTTACAGCCGGATGCGGAAATCACAATTACTCGCATCGATTCAAGAAGTACAACGCAATAAAACTTTGCTCAACCCATCTCGTTCACTGGAGGCGCAAGAAACTGTGGAAGCTGCGAAATTTGAATTAGGACAAGAAGATCGTACCGGTGGCTCTCTAGCTGATGTTGATGAAGGACTAGCAGACTTACCCGGTGGTTATGGTGACAGCCGAATTGTTTTGCTACCACGTGATCCTCAGTGGGCTTACGCTTACTGGGATGTCGCCAACGAACACAAAGAAGACTTGCGCCGCCAAGGGGGACAACAACTAGCCCTGCGGATTTATGATGTTACCGACATCAACTTAGAATACCAAAGCCCCCACAGTATCCAAGAATACCCTGCTGATGAACTAGCGAGAGAATGGTACATACCAGTGCCAGTGAGCGATCGCGATTATGTACTCGATATCGGTTATCGTGCAGTAGATGGTCGTTGGTTAGTTCTAGCGCGTTCTGCCCGTGTTCATATCCCCCCCGTCTATCCTTCCGACTGGATTGAAGATGTCTTCATCACAGTCAACTTTGCAGAAGATTTACGCGGCAAAACCCTGTACGAACTGGTTCCCCCAGCGAAGAAAGCAGCAGCTACCACAGCAATTGGAGCCAACGGCAACCCCATCTACGACCAAATTTTTGGTCTAGCCGAATCCGCCGAAGCACAACGAGTTGCTGGTTCTCTGTTCGGTTCTCAGCAACACGTCGCTGGTTCTGTACGTCCCGAACAAGCAATCAGTTCTTACATTTTCCCCTCTGGCGTAGGTATGTGGGCAGTTCCCACCACCTCTGGCTTAACTATGTCCGGTGTGGGAATGTCTGGTGTGGGCTTCTCTGCTTCCGCCGTCCCAGTACGTCCTCGCAAGTTCTGGTTAATTGCTGACGCAGAATTAATTGTTTACGGTGCAACTGAACCCGATGCTACCGTGACAATTGGTGGTCGTCCGATTAAGCTCAATCCAGATGGTACATTCCGCTTCCAAATGTCCTTCCAAGATGGCTTAATTGACTATCCTATTTTGGCTGTTGCGGCTGATGGTGAGCAAACACGCTCAATCCACATGAAGTTCAACCGTGAAACCCCTTCTCGGAACACCAACACCAAAGACGAAGCTGTTTTAGAATGGCTTTCATAG
- a CDS encoding NAD-binding protein produces the protein MKPRIIVCGLGRTGYKIFRLLRQQGAFVVGIHHKPIPNETGGDIIVGNLHAAATLTAAEIQQAHTLVIAGSDDAVNLSIMMQARILNPHIRIINRFYNTNLGDRLDQTLPDHLSMSVVGLAAPLLTFAALGNQAIGQIKLYEQTWLIQEEYIDENHPWWGRKLNDLWEDQTQMPIYYLPVEGEINLVAAVLSEQELKVGDRLIVAIQPRIRSTRRSLIKKFLKVLTSLRQFQQHGQSVIVGALILLVIIITATITYMSAELSLSVVDALYFSVGMITGAGGNDKVAENAPNSIKLFTVVMMLVGAVVIGVWYAMLTDFVLGNRFKQFWDAARIPQRYHYIVCGLSGIGSKIVQQLHTSGYEVVVIETDSNNKYVNSVRGLGIPVIQGDASFRTILKTSNLDSAAAVLAVTTNDATNLEIALKAKGLAPKIPVIVHYADPDFAGMAQQLFDFEAVLSSAELAAPAYAAAALGGRILGNGIIGDRLWVAFATLITPLHPFCHHLVKDIAIAADFVPLYVETNNQRVHGWDLLGIYLNEGDILYLTMPANQLYKLWRHDRAYDRNS, from the coding sequence ATGAAACCTCGAATTATTGTTTGTGGCTTAGGACGTACTGGATATAAAATCTTCCGTTTGTTGAGACAACAAGGGGCATTTGTGGTAGGAATTCATCATAAACCTATCCCTAATGAAACCGGAGGAGATATAATCGTCGGCAATTTACACGCGGCGGCTACATTGACAGCAGCCGAAATTCAGCAAGCACATACTTTAGTCATAGCTGGCTCGGATGATGCGGTAAATTTGTCAATTATGATGCAAGCACGCATATTAAATCCCCACATTCGGATTATTAACCGTTTTTATAATACTAATTTAGGCGATCGCCTAGATCAAACACTGCCAGATCACCTCAGCATGAGTGTTGTCGGATTGGCAGCACCATTATTGACTTTTGCGGCTTTAGGTAATCAAGCTATTGGGCAGATTAAATTATATGAGCAGACTTGGCTGATTCAAGAAGAATATATTGATGAAAACCATCCTTGGTGGGGTCGCAAGCTCAATGATTTGTGGGAAGATCAAACCCAAATGCCGATTTATTACTTGCCTGTAGAAGGTGAGATCAATTTAGTCGCGGCAGTGCTATCTGAGCAAGAATTAAAAGTAGGCGATCGCCTAATTGTGGCTATTCAACCGCGTATCCGTTCTACTCGCAGATCCTTAATTAAAAAATTCCTCAAAGTCCTCACTAGTCTACGGCAATTTCAGCAACATGGGCAATCGGTAATTGTCGGAGCGCTCATTTTATTAGTAATTATTATCACTGCCACAATCACTTATATGTCTGCTGAATTGAGTTTATCTGTAGTCGATGCACTCTATTTCTCTGTAGGCATGATTACTGGGGCAGGCGGAAATGACAAAGTGGCAGAAAACGCGCCCAACAGTATCAAATTATTCACCGTCGTCATGATGCTAGTGGGGGCAGTGGTGATTGGTGTGTGGTATGCCATGCTGACGGATTTTGTCTTGGGGAACCGCTTCAAGCAATTTTGGGATGCTGCCCGGATTCCCCAACGTTATCACTACATCGTCTGTGGCTTAAGTGGGATTGGTAGCAAAATTGTCCAGCAACTCCACACTAGTGGTTACGAAGTGGTAGTCATTGAAACAGATTCCAATAACAAATACGTCAACTCTGTACGTGGATTGGGTATTCCCGTAATTCAAGGCGATGCTAGCTTCCGTACCATCCTCAAAACCAGCAATCTCGACTCCGCCGCCGCCGTACTAGCTGTAACAACCAATGATGCCACTAACCTAGAGATTGCCCTCAAAGCCAAAGGTTTAGCACCGAAAATTCCCGTCATCGTCCACTATGCCGATCCTGATTTTGCCGGCATGGCCCAACAGCTATTTGACTTTGAAGCCGTACTCAGTTCCGCCGAATTAGCAGCCCCAGCTTACGCGGCGGCGGCGTTAGGTGGGCGAATTTTGGGAAATGGGATTATAGGCGATCGCCTCTGGGTAGCTTTTGCCACATTAATCACACCATTACATCCTTTTTGCCATCACTTAGTCAAAGATATTGCGATCGCTGCTGACTTTGTACCCCTATATGTAGAAACCAATAATCAGCGTGTCCACGGTTGGGATTTACTCGGAATTTACCTCAATGAAGGTGATATTTTATATTTGACGATGCCCGCAAACCAGCTATATAAACTCTGGCGACATGATCGGGCATATGATCGTAATTCGTAA
- a CDS encoding AEC family transporter translates to MTETLVQAYAPLILWTGLGLLLFRFFPQWLPNLLGRGLYWVGVPLELIALARRGNQNQLSGTADLPILAVLITFGELLLGLIVALLVWWGWQKISPHLFKSDLGEEVASPWLDASAKGSFLLAAVLGNTGFVGLAIAPALIHVDTLDWVVLFSITHNVIGPYGVGVLIASYYNHDQSTNRWWTQLWDLLTVPPLWAFLIGTLTQGIKLPTILESGLQGSVDVVIAGAFLLTGIRLAQLERWKNLQLGLIPSMLRVVITPLLVGLLTTVLLGLSGDRRLAMVLMSGMPSAFAGLILAEEYNLNRDLIASSIMLSTLLLLLILPLWIQVFG, encoded by the coding sequence ATGACGGAAACTTTAGTTCAGGCTTATGCACCCCTGATTCTGTGGACGGGGTTGGGGTTATTACTGTTTAGATTTTTTCCTCAGTGGTTGCCCAATCTTTTGGGTCGTGGTCTTTACTGGGTGGGAGTACCTTTAGAGTTAATTGCCCTGGCTCGTAGAGGTAATCAAAATCAACTTAGTGGTACAGCAGATTTACCTATATTAGCAGTATTAATTACTTTTGGGGAATTGCTGCTGGGTTTAATTGTGGCGTTGTTGGTGTGGTGGGGGTGGCAAAAAATCTCACCACATTTATTTAAATCAGATTTGGGTGAAGAGGTAGCTAGTCCTTGGCTGGATGCTTCTGCTAAGGGGAGTTTTTTGCTGGCTGCTGTTTTGGGCAATACTGGTTTTGTGGGTTTAGCGATCGCCCCCGCACTGATTCATGTTGATACTCTCGATTGGGTGGTTCTCTTCAGTATTACTCACAATGTCATCGGCCCCTACGGTGTAGGTGTCTTAATTGCTAGTTACTATAACCATGATCAATCTACTAATCGTTGGTGGACGCAACTCTGGGATCTGTTGACTGTACCGCCTCTGTGGGCTTTTTTGATTGGAACTCTCACCCAGGGGATCAAACTACCAACAATTCTAGAATCAGGACTCCAAGGTTCTGTAGATGTGGTGATTGCTGGGGCTTTTTTGTTGACTGGTATTCGCTTGGCGCAGTTGGAAAGATGGAAGAATTTACAACTGGGGTTGATCCCTTCGATGCTGAGGGTGGTGATTACACCCTTACTTGTTGGTTTACTGACAACTGTGTTGCTGGGTTTATCAGGCGATCGCCGTTTGGCTATGGTGTTAATGTCAGGGATGCCCTCAGCTTTTGCTGGCCTGATTTTGGCAGAGGAGTACAACCTCAACCGTGATTTGATTGCTAGCAGTATTATGCTCTCAACTCTCTTGTTACTCTTGATCCTGCCCTTGTGGATTCAGGTTTTTGGTTGA